One window from the genome of Streptomyces sp. NBC_00287 encodes:
- a CDS encoding peroxiredoxin-like family protein yields the protein MSVNAELRAFYASRQEQIPAGIRAVMQRAAEDLAASGQADRALATGAKAPSFVLPSATGRTIGLDELLAQGPVVLTFYRGAWCPYCNIALRSLQQHHDDITARGARLVALSPQIPDESLTFAEKNELAFDVLSDVGCDTAKQYGLAFDLPEDLAAVYEGFGIDLHRSNAGHPRTLPVPATYVIDRAGTIRWAFVDTDYTARAEPADVLAALDALA from the coding sequence ATGAGCGTCAACGCCGAGCTGCGCGCCTTCTACGCAAGCCGTCAGGAGCAGATCCCCGCAGGCATCAGGGCCGTCATGCAGCGGGCCGCCGAGGATCTGGCCGCCTCCGGCCAGGCCGACCGCGCCCTGGCCACAGGCGCCAAGGCCCCGTCCTTCGTCCTGCCCTCCGCGACCGGGCGGACGATCGGTCTGGACGAACTGCTGGCCCAGGGTCCGGTGGTGCTGACCTTCTACCGCGGCGCCTGGTGTCCCTACTGCAACATCGCGCTTCGCTCCCTGCAGCAGCACCACGACGACATCACTGCCCGTGGTGCTCGCCTGGTGGCCCTCTCCCCGCAGATCCCCGATGAGTCCCTCACGTTCGCGGAGAAGAACGAGCTGGCGTTCGACGTGCTGAGCGACGTCGGGTGCGACACCGCCAAGCAGTACGGTCTCGCCTTCGACCTGCCCGAGGACCTGGCGGCCGTCTACGAAGGATTCGGCATCGACCTTCACCGGTCCAACGCCGGCCACCCGCGCACCCTGCCCGTCCCCGCGACCTACGTGATCGACCGCGCGGGCACGATCCGCTGGGCCTTCGTCGACACCGATTACACCGCCCGCGCCGAACCGGCCGACGTCCTCGCCGCCCTGGACGCTCTCGCCTGA
- a CDS encoding TetR/AcrR family transcriptional regulator: protein MPDVKHFDPDAVLDTVVRLFWRQGAATTGIQDIVGATGLNRSSLYATFGGKQELYRAALERYVELRSRPTLGRLTEDDRGLPAVAEFFDTLIDTRCTGEHAQWGCMISNAHAGTENNDPAVRAILDRQHRRLRDALHAALLTAQRQRQLGKGADPGCAADMLALLAHGVNLRSRAGADAQELRRTVTASIEAATGTAGT from the coding sequence ATGCCGGACGTCAAGCACTTCGACCCGGACGCCGTCCTGGACACGGTGGTCCGGCTGTTCTGGCGGCAGGGCGCGGCCACCACCGGCATCCAGGACATCGTGGGGGCGACCGGGCTCAACCGCTCCAGCCTCTACGCGACCTTCGGCGGCAAGCAGGAGCTGTACCGCGCCGCCCTCGAACGCTACGTCGAGCTCCGCTCCCGCCCGACCCTCGGCAGGCTCACCGAGGACGACCGCGGGCTGCCGGCCGTTGCAGAGTTCTTCGACACACTGATCGACACCCGCTGTACGGGCGAGCACGCCCAATGGGGCTGCATGATCTCCAACGCCCACGCGGGCACCGAGAACAACGACCCCGCAGTGCGCGCCATCCTCGACCGCCAGCACCGGCGACTGCGCGACGCCCTGCACGCTGCGCTCCTCACGGCTCAGCGGCAGCGGCAGCTCGGTAAGGGCGCGGACCCTGGGTGCGCGGCCGACATGCTGGCCCTCCTGGCACATGGCGTGAACCTGCGCTCCCGCGCCGGGGCGGACGCACAGGAACTGCGGAGAACCGTCACGGCGTCGATCGAAGCAGCGACCGGCACGGCCGGAACCTGA
- a CDS encoding SRPBCC family protein, translating to MVRIGALAAVTAVGTGVAAGYLGLVTGAVPLDLGVGRRTRPLGPRSVDIAAPRETVFDVIAQPYLGRATRAMREKVTVLEQGSDMVLAAHRTPVAGGRLTATTVETVRFVRPERVDFRLVRGPVPAVTETFELTEEQAGTRLVYRGKLGTDLWALGQWWGGAVAPRWEATVAATLTAVKEEAERRAALG from the coding sequence ATGGTGCGGATCGGTGCTCTGGCGGCGGTGACCGCGGTCGGTACGGGCGTGGCGGCCGGGTATCTGGGGCTGGTGACCGGCGCGGTGCCGCTCGATCTCGGGGTGGGCCGGCGCACGCGACCGCTCGGCCCGCGAAGCGTCGATATCGCCGCACCGCGCGAGACGGTCTTCGACGTGATCGCTCAGCCCTATCTCGGCCGGGCGACCCGGGCCATGCGGGAGAAGGTCACGGTGCTGGAGCAGGGCAGCGACATGGTCCTCGCCGCGCACCGTACCCCCGTCGCGGGCGGACGGCTGACGGCGACGACGGTGGAGACCGTGCGGTTCGTCAGGCCGGAGCGGGTCGACTTCCGCCTGGTGCGCGGGCCCGTCCCGGCGGTCACCGAGACGTTCGAACTCACCGAGGAGCAGGCGGGCACCCGGCTCGTGTACCGCGGCAAGTTGGGCACCGACCTGTGGGCGCTGGGCCAGTGGTGGGGCGGTGCGGTCGCCCCGCGCTGGGAGGCGACCGTCGCGGCCACGCTGACGGCGGTCAAGGAGGAAGCGGAGCGGCGCGCGGCCCTGGGATGA
- a CDS encoding CDP-alcohol phosphatidyltransferase family protein, with protein MEHVSDMADSRAATNALLAGLREDNLAPGAAVRFLGQAAHRSLRQAAHRPRALAELTVLHGVLYALATGRRPGRRWVATSWALTVLHLGLLEHRTRLATADILTLTRANLPALPGGAGRASGVVAVGLDLADGRLARRHGTTSPFGDYADALADAAYWTWLTLRHEPSRTVRMAAVASWALPVATVTGLALRRGTMPERPRPVLLRPAAALQAVVALRHLTRR; from the coding sequence GTGGAGCACGTATCCGACATGGCCGACAGCCGCGCCGCGACCAACGCGCTGCTGGCCGGCCTGCGCGAAGACAACCTCGCCCCGGGCGCCGCCGTACGCTTCCTCGGGCAAGCCGCACACCGGTCGCTGCGCCAGGCCGCACACCGCCCGCGGGCCCTGGCCGAACTCACCGTCCTGCACGGCGTCCTGTACGCACTGGCGACCGGCAGACGGCCCGGACGGCGCTGGGTGGCCACCAGCTGGGCCCTCACCGTCCTGCACCTGGGGCTGCTGGAGCACCGCACCCGCCTTGCCACGGCAGACATCCTGACGCTGACGCGCGCCAACCTCCCAGCCCTGCCCGGCGGGGCCGGCCGTGCCTCCGGGGTGGTGGCGGTCGGTCTGGATCTCGCCGACGGGCGCCTCGCCCGCAGGCACGGTACGACCTCCCCCTTCGGCGACTACGCCGATGCCCTCGCCGACGCCGCCTACTGGACGTGGCTCACCCTGCGCCACGAACCCAGCCGCACCGTACGGATGGCGGCGGTCGCCTCCTGGGCGCTCCCCGTCGCCACAGTCACCGGCCTTGCGCTGCGCCGCGGCACCATGCCCGAGCGGCCCCGCCCTGTCCTCCTCCGCCCCGCCGCCGCGCTTCAGGCCGTCGTCGCCCTGCGGCACCTCACGCGCCGCTGA
- a CDS encoding asparaginase domain-containing protein: protein MTGHTPSADESQVYVLTTGGSIDKIYALQGEMEIGPPAAGELLDRAGVTGHTIVPVLTKDSPDLTSEDRDRLAELVDGCPPGAAVVITHGTDTMPETGRHLLKHIGRTDDKTVVLTGALQPAAMSHSDAAFNLSSAVLAARTLPPGVYVVMHGTAFDVATVRKN from the coding sequence ATGACCGGGCACACGCCGAGCGCCGACGAATCGCAGGTCTACGTCCTGACCACCGGCGGCAGCATCGACAAGATCTACGCCCTGCAGGGAGAGATGGAGATCGGGCCGCCCGCAGCCGGTGAACTGCTGGATCGGGCAGGCGTCACCGGCCACACAATCGTCCCCGTCCTGACCAAGGACAGCCCCGACCTCACCTCTGAGGACCGTGACCGCCTCGCCGAACTGGTCGACGGCTGCCCGCCCGGCGCGGCCGTCGTCATCACCCACGGCACCGACACCATGCCGGAGACCGGCCGACACCTGCTCAAGCACATCGGCCGCACCGACGACAAGACCGTCGTCCTCACCGGAGCCCTGCAGCCGGCGGCCATGAGCCACAGCGACGCCGCCTTCAACCTCAGTTCCGCGGTCCTCGCCGCCAGAACACTCCCACCGGGCGTCTACGTCGTCATGCACGGAACAGCGTTCGACGTCGCAACCGTCCGCAAGAACTAG
- a CDS encoding RidA family protein: MTNPPTHRTTGSSSIRLANSTAMIAPLGHYSHVAVHNGVAHISGQLPLDADGTPATDAPFATQARMVLRNLDNCLTAAGTDREHLLSVTVYVTDIDQWPEFDTIYAEWLGSYRPARAVAGVRSLHYGAAVEVQAVAAVDADGQE, translated from the coding sequence ATGACCAACCCTCCGACCCACCGGACGACCGGCTCCAGCAGCATCCGCCTGGCCAACAGCACCGCCATGATTGCCCCGCTCGGCCACTACTCGCACGTCGCGGTCCACAACGGCGTCGCCCACATATCCGGCCAGCTCCCGCTCGACGCGGACGGTACGCCCGCGACGGACGCGCCGTTCGCGACCCAGGCGCGGATGGTCCTGCGCAACCTCGACAACTGCCTGACGGCAGCCGGTACGGATCGCGAGCACCTGCTCTCCGTGACTGTCTACGTCACCGACATCGACCAGTGGCCCGAGTTCGACACGATCTATGCCGAATGGCTGGGCTCGTACCGGCCCGCCCGCGCGGTCGCCGGTGTGCGCAGCCTGCACTACGGCGCGGCTGTGGAGGTCCAGGCCGTCGCAGCCGTCGACGCGGACGGCCAGGAATGA
- a CDS encoding helix-turn-helix transcriptional regulator, which yields MAHPSEDDLTDEYPVQEDEHLVREAERIAVAIGRMFPGLCEVVLHDLRRPDSAIRAIENNLSGRQVGDSATELGLRRIADPDYPSVIQNYSNQFPDGRPAKSTSIGIKNADGRYVAALCLNLDVSTLSPLALTLANLVTTDVEHRGEALETLRDRTGRELRSAIDSFAAKRSSTPRGLNRDQKRELVRQLHREGFFETRSSAQLIADRLGVSRATVYNYTK from the coding sequence ATGGCACACCCCTCCGAAGACGATCTCACGGACGAATACCCCGTACAGGAGGACGAGCACCTCGTACGGGAAGCCGAGCGCATCGCCGTCGCCATCGGGCGCATGTTCCCGGGCCTGTGCGAAGTCGTCCTGCACGACCTGCGCCGGCCCGACAGCGCCATCCGCGCCATCGAGAACAACCTGTCCGGGCGCCAAGTCGGCGACTCCGCCACCGAACTGGGGCTGCGCCGCATCGCGGACCCCGACTACCCCAGCGTCATCCAGAACTACAGCAACCAGTTCCCCGACGGACGCCCGGCCAAGAGCACCTCGATCGGCATCAAGAACGCCGACGGGCGTTACGTCGCAGCCCTCTGCCTGAACCTGGACGTCAGCACGCTGTCCCCGCTGGCGCTGACCCTGGCCAACCTCGTCACCACGGACGTCGAACACCGGGGTGAGGCCCTGGAAACGCTGCGCGACCGCACCGGACGCGAACTCCGGTCGGCCATCGACTCCTTCGCCGCCAAGCGCTCCAGCACCCCCCGCGGCCTCAACCGCGACCAGAAGCGCGAACTGGTCCGGCAGCTGCATCGCGAGGGGTTCTTCGAGACCCGGAGTTCCGCGCAGCTCATCGCCGACCGGCTCGGCGTCTCCCGGGCGACCGTCTACAACTACACGAAGTAG
- a CDS encoding threonine synthase — translation MNAEQHSAVTAPDLYDRSGKRYSLDDPRWRGENGSPLAVSALPGLRPEQIDTAERSLWRYHAALPVPAARRVSLGEGCTPMVPVDWAGRRVHFKLEWFNPTSSFKDRGVSVMMSHLAAHGADRVLEDSSGNGGSAVAAYAAAAGIRAKIIVPAATSEAKILQARAYGAEIELVGGTRDEVSDEAIRQSEQIPYASHNWHPMFIQGTKTIAYEMWESLGFTAPDNVVLVAGAGSNIIGCDIAFGELLDAGQIARRPRLFVGQPEHWATIADTFNGIDPAKRGERVPTIAEGASIAHPVRLPEAVDAIRRSDGAAYAVPETEIHAAVRALSARGLFAEPTSSVAAATLDHFIATGDIAPGETTVVVLTGAGLKSAEKMASVFAGPAA, via the coding sequence ATGAACGCCGAACAGCACTCAGCCGTCACCGCCCCCGACCTGTACGACCGGTCCGGAAAGCGCTACTCCCTGGACGACCCCCGCTGGCGGGGCGAGAACGGCAGCCCGCTCGCCGTCAGTGCACTGCCGGGCCTGCGTCCCGAGCAGATCGACACCGCCGAACGGTCCCTGTGGCGCTACCACGCGGCCCTGCCCGTCCCGGCCGCCCGCCGGGTGAGCCTGGGCGAAGGGTGTACGCCGATGGTCCCGGTCGACTGGGCCGGCCGCCGCGTCCACTTCAAGCTGGAGTGGTTCAATCCGACCTCCAGTTTCAAGGACCGGGGCGTATCGGTGATGATGTCCCACCTCGCGGCACACGGTGCCGACCGCGTACTCGAGGACAGTTCGGGCAACGGCGGTTCCGCGGTAGCCGCCTACGCCGCCGCTGCCGGCATCCGCGCCAAGATCATCGTTCCCGCCGCCACCTCGGAGGCCAAGATCCTCCAGGCCCGCGCCTACGGGGCGGAGATCGAACTCGTGGGCGGCACCCGCGACGAGGTCTCGGACGAGGCGATCCGCCAGTCGGAGCAGATCCCCTACGCCAGCCACAACTGGCACCCCATGTTCATCCAGGGCACCAAGACCATCGCCTACGAGATGTGGGAGTCCCTCGGCTTCACTGCGCCCGACAACGTCGTCCTGGTGGCCGGGGCGGGCAGCAACATCATCGGGTGCGACATCGCCTTCGGCGAGCTGCTCGACGCCGGCCAGATCGCCAGGCGCCCGCGCCTGTTCGTCGGGCAGCCCGAGCACTGGGCGACCATTGCCGACACGTTCAACGGCATCGACCCGGCCAAGCGCGGCGAGCGGGTACCGACGATCGCCGAGGGCGCGTCCATCGCCCACCCGGTCCGGCTGCCCGAGGCGGTGGACGCCATCCGCCGCTCCGACGGCGCCGCCTACGCCGTCCCGGAGACGGAGATCCACGCCGCGGTCCGCGCACTGAGCGCGCGAGGCCTGTTCGCCGAGCCGACCAGCAGCGTCGCCGCGGCGACCCTCGACCACTTCATCGCCACGGGCGACATCGCGCCGGGCGAGACGACCGTGGTGGTGCTCACCGGTGCGGGGCTGAAGTCCGCCGAGAAGATGGCCTCGGTGTTCGCCGGGCCCGCCGCCTGA
- a CDS encoding transposase: MVRAYIATLRAAPPQVPPPPPTVRRVTGWLTRHLAALSEDERAALKEVLARCPELDAAAEHVRDFSEILTQRRGSTLPAWIAVVDSSKLPGLTNFALHLLRDLDALTAGLTLHWSSGGTEGAVNRIKKIKRQLYGRAGFELLRKMILLE, translated from the coding sequence ATGGTCCGCGCCTACATTGCCACCCTGCGGGCCGCGCCGCCGCAGGTGCCGCCTCCTCCACCGACCGTGCGGCGGGTCACCGGCTGGCTCACCCGCCACCTCGCAGCCCTGAGCGAGGACGAGCGCGCTGCGCTGAAGGAGGTCCTGGCTCGCTGTCCCGAACTGGATGCCGCGGCCGAGCACGTCCGCGACTTCAGCGAGATCCTCACCCAGCGCCGCGGCTCCACGCTCCCCGCATGGATCGCCGTCGTCGACTCCAGCAAACTGCCCGGCCTCACCAACTTCGCCCTCCACCTGCTCCGAGACCTCGACGCGCTGACCGCTGGCCTCACCCTGCACTGGAGTTCAGGCGGCACCGAAGGCGCCGTGAACCGCATCAAGAAGATCAAGAGGCAGCTCTACGGACGCGCCGGATTCGAACTACTCCGCAAGATGATCCTGCTTGAGTAA
- a CDS encoding IS630 family transposase (programmed frameshift) has protein sequence MRYAQGGGLSDERRQFREGIRMMAAERFAAGEPSSAIAAELRVSVRSVQRWRRLWDKGGPRALRSAGSASVPRLSDAQFAQLEAELAKGPVAHGWPDQRWTLSRVKTVIGRRFHKSYTLQGVRKLLIRHGFSCQVPTRRAVERDEEAIWLGEGDLAARGNTAAALDAWVVFEDEAGFSMTPPTARTWARRGHTPVIRVRGRTSRQLSIAALACYKTGQPSRLIYRPKRHGSRREGRRSFAWTDYRDLLIAAHRQLGAPIILIWDNLGTHLCADMRRFIDGQNWLTVVQLPAYAPELNPVEGIWSLLRRGYTTNVAFTSTDHLIRTVRQGLRKIQYRPALLDGCLAETGLTLHPS, from the exons ATGAGGTACGCGCAGGGCGGCGGTCTGTCGGACGAGCGCCGGCAGTTCCGCGAGGGGATCCGCATGATGGCCGCAGAGCGGTTCGCCGCTGGTGAGCCGAGTTCGGCGATCGCGGCGGAGTTACGGGTCAGCGTCCGGTCGGTGCAGCGGTGGCGGCGGTTGTGGGACAAGGGCGGCCCGCGGGCCCTGCGGTCAGCGGGATCCGCCTCCGTTCCCCGGTTGAGCGATGCCCAGTTCGCCCAGCTGGAGGCGGAGTTGGCGAAGGGGCCGGTGGCGCACGGCTGGCCGGACCAGCGCTGGACACTGTCACGGGTGAAGACCGTGATCGGCCGGCGTTTCCATAAGAGCTACACCCTGCAAGGGGTGCGCAAGCTGCTGATCAGGCATGGCTTCTCCTGCCAGGTGCCGACCAGACGGGCCGTCGAACGCGACGAGGAGGCCATC TGGCTGGGTGAAGGAGACCTGGCCGCACGTGGAAACACCGCGGCGGCGCTCGACGCATGGGTCGTCTTCGAGGACGAAGCCGGCTTCTCGATGACGCCGCCCACCGCACGCACGTGGGCCAGGCGCGGCCACACCCCGGTGATCAGGGTGCGCGGCCGCACCTCGCGCCAGCTGTCCATCGCCGCCCTGGCCTGCTACAAGACAGGCCAACCCTCCCGCCTGATCTACCGGCCCAAGCGGCATGGCAGCCGACGTGAGGGCCGCCGGAGCTTTGCCTGGACGGACTACCGAGACCTCCTGATCGCCGCTCACCGTCAGCTCGGCGCCCCCATCATCCTTATCTGGGACAACCTCGGCACTCATCTCTGCGCGGACATGCGCCGCTTCATCGACGGCCAGAACTGGCTGACCGTCGTCCAGTTACCCGCCTACGCTCCCGAGCTCAACCCGGTCGAAGGCATCTGGTCGCTGCTGCGACGCGGCTACACCACCAACGTCGCCTTCACCAGCACAGACCACCTCATCCGCACCGTCCGCCAGGGACTCCGCAAGATCCAGTACCGGCCGGCCCTCCTCGACGGCTGCCTCGCAGAAACGGGACTCACCCTCCACCCCTCATAA